One genomic region from Cydia amplana chromosome Z, ilCydAmpl1.1, whole genome shotgun sequence encodes:
- the LOC134660944 gene encoding transient receptor potential cation channel subfamily A member 1: MRLYLSEPSRLAVRDVRGRTVAHQAAARNTTNILHIITNYGGDLNAQDNNGNTPLHVAVENEALDAIDFLLQQHVDTGIRNVKCQAPIHLATELNKVSVLQTFAKYKSQFNVDLGGEHGRTALHFAAIHDHDLCARVLITDLGAICKRPCNNGYYPIHEAAKNASSRTMEVFLQWGESLGCTREQMISLYDNEGNVPLHSAVHGGDIKAVELCLRSGAKISTQQHDLSTPVHLACAQGALEIVKLMFTMQPKEKLACLTSCDVQRMTPLHCAAMFDHPDIVDYLVKEGSDINPLDKERRSPLLLAASRAGWRTVHTLIRLGADIRLKDINSRNVLHLVVMNGGRLEEFAANCKDRCEKSLAQLLNEKDMAGCSPLHYASREGHIRSLENLIKLGACINLKNNNNESPLHFAARYGRYHTACQLLDSDKGTFIINESDGEGLTPLHIASREGHTRVVQLLLNRGALLHRDHNGRNPLHLAAMSGFTQTIELLRSVHSHLLDQVDKDGNTPLHLATMENKPNSIALLLSMGCRLSYNNMDMSAIDYAIYYKFPEAALAMVTHEQRAHEVMALRSDRHPCVTLALIAYMPRVFEAVQDKCITKANCKKDSKSFYIKYNFEALCPVLTDDETKKQDAVPKSQAVPLPALNVSSINFINSIFLSQIKYSFGNYQHSKEEIEALRVALNDPKYRPEPLSVVNAMVAHGRVELLAHPLSQKYLQMKWHSYGKYFHLANLLFYSIFLTFVTVYSYLLMINTDSSFDDAKCETKNTNKTGTNDTGQNSTEVYCRNRGDFHANFEVLVTMYTSTVAILIHNALCLVLGAYKMKEQKWHYMVDPSNLVSWVLYVCSTIMVLPTVLGFYTEIQFSAASITVFLSWFELLLLLQRFDTVGIYVVMFLEILQTLLKVLMVFSILIIAFGLAFFILLSKGHHLSFNSIPMSLMRTFAMMLGEIDFVGTYVQPYYESETDRVLPFPMPTFVILGTFMVLMPILLMNLLIGLAVGDIESVRRNAQLKRLAMQVVLHTELERKLPTILLEKVDKNELIEYPNNKNCKLGFLDLILRKWFCNPFTDDASLDLVLESSEDYISAELDKQKRRLREMSQLLEQQHMLIRLVVQKMEIKTEADDVDEGVSPGDTRVVPRWSSPRIRKKLRTAPSFNKN, encoded by the exons ATGCGCCTATATCTAAGCGAGCCTTCGCGTTTGGCCGTCCGGGACGTCAGGGGGCGCACCGTCGCGCACCAGGCCGCCGCCAGGAACACCACCAACATCCTGCACATCATCACCAACTATGGCGGAG ATTTAAACGCACAAGATAACAATGGCAACACGCCGCTGCACGTGGCCGTCGAAAACGAAGCGTTGGACGCTATTGACTTCTTGCTGCAACA ACACGTGGATACCGGCATCAGGAACGTGAAGTGCCAGGCGCCTATACATCTGGCTACTGAGCTGAATAAG GTGTCGGTGCTCCAGACGTTCGCCAAGTACAAGAGCCAGTTCAACGTGGACCTGGGTGGCGAGCACGGCCGCACCGCGCTGCACTTCGCCGCTATACATGACCACGACCTGTGCGCCAGAGTCCTG ATTACCGACCTGGGCGCCATCTGCAAGCGCCCGTGCAACAACGGCTACTACCCCATCCACGAGGCCGCCAAGAACGCCTCCTCCCGCACCATGGAGGTGTTCCTGCAGTGGGGGGAGTCTCTAGGCTGCACCCGGGAGCAG ATGATCTCGCTATACGACAACGAGGGCAACGTGCCGCTGCACTCGGCGGTGCACGGCGGCGACATCAAGGCCGTGGAGCTGTGCCTGCGCTCCGGAGCGAAAATATCTACACAACAACATGACTTGTCTACACCGGTGCATCTGGCGTGTGCCCAA GGCGCTCTTGAAATCGTCAAACTGATGTTTACAATGCAGCCAAAAGAGAAGCTGGCCTGCCTGACCTCGTGCGACGTGCAGCGCATGACGCCGCTCCACTGCGCCGCCATGTTCGACCACCCGGACATCGTGGACTACCTGGTGAAGGAGGGCTCCGACATCAACCCCCTGGACAAGGAGAGAAGATCGCCCCTTCTTCTGGCCGCCTCCAGAGCTGGATGGAGAACAGTTCATACTCTG ATCCGGCTGGGTGCCGACATCCGGCTGAAGGACATCAACTCTCGCAACGTGTTGCACCTGGTCGTGATGAACGGTGGCAGGCTGGAAGAATTCGCTGCCAACTGCAAG GACCGCTGCGAGAAGAGCCTAGCCCAACTCCTGAACGAGAAGGACATGGCCGGCTGCTCCCCCCTCCACTACGCGAGCCGCGAGGGCCACATCCGGTCCCTAGAGAACCTCATCAAATTAGGAGCCTGTATCAATCTGAAGAACAACAATAACGAAAGCCCTCTGCATTTTGCTGCCAG ATACGGGCGTTACCACACAGCCTGCCAACTTCTAGACTCTGATAAGGGCACGTTCATCATCAACGAGAGCGACGGCGAGGGCCTGACGCCGCTGCACATAGCGTCGCGCGAGGGCCACACTAGGGTCGTGCAGTTGCTGCTGAACCGAGGGGCACTACTGCATAG GGACCACAACGGCAGGAACCCGCTCCACTTAGCGGCCATGAGCGGTTTCACGCAGACCATCGAGCTGCTGCGATCTGTGCACTCGCATTTGCTGGACCAAGTGGATAAAGATGGG AACACGCCCCTCCACCTGGCCACGATGGAGAACAAGCCCAACTCCATTGCATTGTTGTTATCGATGGGCTGCCGCCTCAGCTACAACAACATGGACATGAGCGCCATCGACTACGCCATTTATTACAAGTTCCCTGAAGCCGCGTTGGCTATGGTCACTCACGAACAGAG GGCTCACGAAGTAATGGCGCTGAGGTCCGACCGGCACCCGTGCGTCACGCTCGCCCTCATCGCATACATGCCCCGCGTTTTCGAGGCCGTGCAGGACAAGTGCATCACGAAGGCTAATTGTAAGAAGGACTCTAAGAGCTTCTAC ATCAAATACAACTTCGAAGCCCTTTGCCCTGTCCTAACGGACGACGAAACGAAGAAACAGGACGCCGTCCCCAAATCACAGGCCGTACCGCTCCCCGCGTTGAACGTAAGTAGTATAAACTTTATTAATAGTATATTCTTGTCACAGATTAAGTATTCTTTTGGCAACTACCAACACTCAAAGGAGGAGATTGAGGCGCTGAGGGTCGCGCTGAACGACCCGAAGTATAGACCCGAACCGTTGTCTGTGGTCAAC GCGATGGTAGCCCACGGACGAGTAGAACTCCTCGCGCACCCCCTCAGCCAGAAATATCTTCAAATGAAATGGCACTCGTACGGGAAATACTTCCACCTAGCCAACTTGTTGTTCTACAGCATCTTCCTGACGTTCGTGACGGTGTATTCGTACTTACTGATGATTAATACAGACTCGAGCTTTGATGACGCCAAGTGTGAGACGAAGAATACAAATAAGACCGGTACAAATGACACAGGGCAGAATAGCACGGAGGTGTACTGTAGGAACAGAGGAGATTTTCATGCAA ATTTCGAGGTACTAGTAACCATGTATACAAGTACGGTGGCCATCTTGATTCACAACGCGCTCTGCCTGGTACTAGGCGCGTATAAGATGAAAGAGCAGAAGTGGCACTACATGGTCGATCCGTCAAATCTGGTGTCGTGGGTGCTGTACGTATGTTCAACGATCATGGTTCTACCGACGGTGCTTGGGTTTTACACTGAGATACAG TTCTCTGCCGCGTCGATCACCGTGTTCCTGTCCTGGTTCGAGCTGCTGCTCCTGCTGCAGAGGTTCGACACGGTCGGCATCTACGTGGTCATGTTCCTGGAGATCCTGCAGACGCTGCTCAAAGTCCTGATGGTCTTCTCCATACTGATCATCGCCTTTGGACTCGCCTTCTTCATACTGCTGTCTAAA GGTCACCACTTGTCTTTCAACAGCATACCAATGTCTCTGATGCGGACGTTCGCAATGATGCTGGGCGAGATAGACTTCGTCGGTACTTACGTGCAGCCCTACTATGAATCAGAGACGGATAGGGTCCTACCGTTCCCTATGCCGACGTTTGTGATTCTGGGGACCTTTATGGTGTTAATGCCAATTCTTCTGATGAATTTGCTGATCGGTCTGGCGGTTGGAGACATTGAGAGTGTTAGGAGGAACGCGCAGTTGAAGAGGTTGGCCATGCAG GTGGTGTTACACACTGAGCTGGAGCGGAAGCTGCCCACCATCCTCCTGGAGAAGGTGGACAAGAACGAGCTGATCGAGTACCCCAACAACAAGAACTGCAAGCTGGGCTTCCTGGACCTCATACTGAGGAAGTGGTTCTGCAATCCCTTTACTGATGACG CCAGTCTCGATCTCGTGCTGGAGAGCAGTGAAGACTACATCAGCGCAGAACTAGACAAGCAGAAGAGAAGATTACGGGAGATGTCTCAACTTCTAGAACAACAGCACATGCTGATACGGCTTGTGGTACAG aaaatggaaataaaaacggaAGCCGATGACGTAGACGAGGGCGTGTCCCCGGGTGACACCCGCGTGGTCCCACGGTGGAGCTCCCCGCGCATCCGCAAGAAACTGCGGACAGCGCCCTCTTTtaacaaaaactaa